Proteins from a genomic interval of Fundidesulfovibrio putealis DSM 16056:
- a CDS encoding sensor histidine kinase, translating into MDSQAEPTKFAPAERDSPERILAQYRDLCGHFIAQTLDAIPVIVLLLNSNRQVVLANHQTLQATRMGLDWVLGKRPGEAFGCIHAHSEPGGCGTTEFCAKCGAVRAVLMGLEGRKSVQECSMLRRGDMGVEALDLEVSSSPVMINGESFLLFCVQDLSDLKRRRTLERLFFHDMLNTTGGLRGLMDMLRQEVPEELREDAEFIHATLTRQVEELLSQKDLMAAENNELTPVFSALQSRELVDGAAKMGASLSQARGKAIHVLPSSACAEFVSDHTLVRRVLGNMVKNALEASIAGESITLSCHEKQGRVLFRVHNPMVMPDDVRLRVFKRNFSTKGLGRGLGTYGMKLLTERYLGGDVHFTTREGEGTTFTLSLPRDARDTGNAGDAGSADAGSGQD; encoded by the coding sequence ATGGACTCTCAAGCCGAGCCGACCAAATTCGCCCCGGCCGAGCGGGATTCTCCCGAGCGGATTCTGGCGCAATACCGGGACCTTTGCGGCCACTTCATCGCGCAGACCCTGGACGCCATCCCGGTCATCGTGCTGCTTCTGAACAGCAACAGGCAGGTGGTGCTTGCCAACCACCAGACCCTTCAGGCCACCCGCATGGGCCTGGACTGGGTTCTGGGGAAGCGTCCGGGAGAGGCCTTCGGCTGCATCCACGCGCACTCCGAGCCGGGCGGTTGCGGCACCACGGAGTTCTGCGCCAAGTGCGGCGCGGTGCGTGCCGTGCTCATGGGGCTCGAGGGCCGCAAATCCGTCCAGGAGTGCAGCATGCTGCGCCGGGGCGACATGGGCGTGGAGGCCCTGGACCTGGAGGTCAGCTCCTCCCCGGTGATGATAAACGGCGAGAGCTTCCTGCTTTTCTGCGTCCAGGACCTCTCCGACCTGAAACGGCGGCGCACCCTGGAGCGGCTCTTCTTCCACGACATGCTGAACACCACCGGCGGCCTGCGCGGCCTGATGGACATGCTGCGCCAGGAGGTCCCCGAGGAGCTGCGAGAGGACGCCGAGTTCATCCATGCCACCCTGACCCGTCAGGTGGAGGAGCTTCTGTCGCAAAAAGACCTCATGGCCGCAGAGAACAACGAGCTCACCCCCGTGTTCTCCGCCTTGCAGAGCAGGGAGCTGGTGGACGGCGCGGCCAAGATGGGCGCGAGCCTGTCCCAGGCCAGGGGCAAGGCCATCCACGTGCTTCCCTCGAGCGCCTGCGCGGAGTTCGTGAGCGACCACACCCTGGTGCGCCGGGTGCTGGGCAACATGGTCAAGAACGCGCTGGAAGCCTCCATTGCCGGGGAAAGCATCACCCTGTCCTGCCATGAGAAGCAGGGGCGGGTCCTCTTTCGGGTGCACAACCCCATGGTGATGCCCGACGACGTGCGGCTGCGCGTGTTCAAGCGCAACTTTTCCACCAAGGGCCTGGGCCGGGGCCTGGGAACCTACGGCATGAAGCTCCTGACCGAGCGCTACCTGGGGGGCGACGTTCATTTCACCACCCGCGAGGGCGAGGGGACGACGTTCACCCTGTCCCTGCCGCGCGACGCCCGCGATACGGGGAACGCCGGAGACGCCGGGAGCGCCGACGCAGGCTCCGGGCAGGACTGA
- a CDS encoding methyl-accepting chemotaxis protein, with protein MFRSPNRTVAFLCACSALMACAWREAFDLLAGEPFPVAAAVTAALAAAFLGALAAKALIPRADISQDPDQDAPRLIAAPERSATWIGPGPASPPDSAAFNASGQDAPLRRKAEVMASEASRALKTAQELSFSLHASASRADDCARMATEASLPLESAREIYESCAASLSSLAAAMERILSGAAGASSKLTVISSTAEQAQALVGNMAAIAEQTNLLSLNASIEAEKAGEHGRGFAVVAREIRRLADTAALGAQDIERLVQRMRHAVAAEVMEMDAFARETGRGEDKLQETKDALEDAGRSLSTLSARLDALAARAKTAPAELRQALDAARDTAAALDGTAALAGELARALEGVPATSGHNPNKDGSP; from the coding sequence ATGTTTCGTTCTCCCAACCGCACGGTTGCCTTCCTGTGCGCCTGCTCGGCGCTTATGGCCTGCGCATGGCGCGAGGCGTTCGACCTGCTGGCCGGGGAGCCCTTTCCCGTGGCCGCAGCCGTGACGGCCGCGCTGGCCGCAGCCTTCCTGGGCGCCCTGGCCGCCAAGGCGCTCATCCCGCGCGCCGATATCTCGCAGGACCCGGACCAGGACGCCCCGCGCTTGATCGCCGCGCCGGAGCGTTCCGCCACATGGATCGGCCCTGGCCCCGCCAGCCCGCCTGACTCCGCCGCTTTCAACGCATCGGGGCAGGACGCTCCGCTTCGGCGCAAAGCCGAAGTCATGGCCTCGGAAGCCTCCCGCGCCCTGAAAACCGCGCAGGAGCTCTCCTTCTCCCTGCACGCCTCGGCCTCGCGCGCGGACGACTGCGCCCGCATGGCCACAGAGGCCTCCCTGCCCCTGGAGAGCGCCAGGGAGATCTACGAGAGCTGCGCCGCGTCGCTCTCCTCGCTGGCCGCCGCCATGGAGCGCATCCTCTCCGGCGCGGCAGGCGCGTCCTCCAAGCTCACCGTCATCTCCTCCACCGCCGAACAGGCCCAGGCCCTGGTGGGCAACATGGCCGCCATCGCCGAGCAGACCAACCTGCTGTCGCTTAACGCCTCCATCGAAGCAGAAAAGGCCGGAGAGCACGGCAGGGGATTTGCGGTGGTGGCCCGCGAAATACGGAGGCTGGCCGACACCGCCGCCCTGGGCGCGCAGGACATCGAGCGTCTGGTGCAGCGCATGCGCCACGCCGTGGCCGCCGAGGTCATGGAGATGGACGCCTTCGCCAGGGAAACCGGGCGCGGCGAGGACAAGCTCCAGGAGACCAAGGACGCCCTCGAGGATGCTGGCCGCTCGCTCTCCACCCTGTCCGCCCGGCTGGACGCGCTGGCCGCACGCGCCAAAACCGCCCCCGCCGAACTGCGCCAGGCCCTGGACGCGGCCAGGGACACCGCAGCCGCCCTGGACGGCACGGCCGCCCTGGCCGGGGAACTGGCGCGAGCCCTGGAAGGCGTCCCCGCAACATCCGGCCACAATCCAAACAAGGACGGCAGCCCATGA
- a CDS encoding methyl-accepting chemotaxis protein, with amino-acid sequence MIAWWRDLKLSSKLGLCGLSFLVPIALLLFQLMGKMAEDIRMTRVEVAGVTAMDPLEDITEAMPERLRLSLARLSGENVDAPLAQQDSILRDRFAELDRKLTADAVPLGLTRERLALAGLPQLEPATFMKTVQEMAVRNPATPEELLAQHAKFHGLLTDMRDYLADSAQLVLDPQLATYYLLYLLVFDIPRAQERLGMLSTSGYIVLSGMPGADAERVRLQQLGAAWEQSAVERILDKLGKAQRALGGDRLNALPRAVQAYAEAARNFLRLAKAVGEKDPSVSRQSFLQAWQNASGAGSSLWDQCYPLLKNLLQERTRDLKIRMGLTLGVSLASVAGAALLAWTIVTSITAPLARVARIATTIAEGKVGQASRMLEQSCPSGSCTRERLLAGSRSRSETSQLYSAVAVMIHGLEELLGAVNSTGGQLQSSAGRIAATARQLEASATQQAASTVEVGATSKEISATASGLADTMDQVLGVASRSSALAVAGRESLARMGQAMDDLSASGREMTSKLGVIREKASGIGQMLSTISKVAAQTNLLSLNAAIEAEKAGEFGPGFAVVAREIRRLADQTAAATLDIERTIRDMQASVQAGSAAMDGFKSLADQTADTSRGVNAKLGRIIEAGEELTPRFSTVSDGMRLQAEGADQISVVISQLADSAEQTRDALAEFRQAAEELTTTAAGLKEILTRFDLDA; translated from the coding sequence ATGATCGCCTGGTGGCGCGACCTGAAACTGAGCTCCAAGCTCGGCCTGTGCGGCCTGAGCTTTCTCGTTCCCATTGCCCTGCTGCTGTTTCAGCTGATGGGCAAGATGGCCGAGGACATCCGCATGACCAGGGTGGAAGTGGCGGGCGTGACCGCCATGGACCCCCTGGAGGACATCACCGAGGCCATGCCCGAACGTCTGCGCCTGAGCCTGGCCCGCCTGTCCGGCGAGAACGTCGACGCCCCCCTGGCCCAGCAGGACTCCATCCTGCGCGACCGCTTCGCCGAACTGGACCGCAAGCTCACCGCCGACGCCGTCCCCCTCGGCCTGACCCGCGAACGCCTGGCCCTGGCTGGCCTGCCCCAGCTGGAACCGGCAACCTTCATGAAGACAGTCCAGGAGATGGCCGTGCGCAATCCGGCCACTCCCGAGGAGCTGTTGGCACAGCACGCGAAGTTCCACGGCCTGCTCACCGACATGCGCGACTATCTGGCCGACTCCGCCCAGCTGGTGCTGGACCCGCAGCTGGCCACTTACTACCTGCTGTACCTGCTGGTGTTCGACATCCCCCGCGCCCAGGAGCGCCTGGGCATGCTCTCCACCTCCGGATACATTGTGCTCTCCGGCATGCCCGGAGCCGACGCGGAGCGTGTGCGCCTGCAGCAGCTGGGCGCCGCCTGGGAGCAATCCGCCGTGGAGCGCATCCTGGACAAGCTGGGCAAGGCCCAGCGCGCCCTGGGAGGCGACCGCCTGAACGCCCTGCCCAGGGCCGTACAGGCCTACGCCGAGGCCGCCCGCAACTTCCTGCGCTTGGCCAAGGCCGTGGGCGAGAAAGACCCCTCCGTCAGCAGGCAGAGCTTCCTTCAGGCCTGGCAGAACGCCAGCGGGGCCGGTTCCTCCCTGTGGGACCAGTGCTATCCCCTGCTGAAAAACCTGTTGCAGGAGCGCACCCGGGACCTGAAGATCCGCATGGGCCTGACCCTGGGCGTGAGCCTTGCGTCCGTGGCGGGCGCGGCGCTTCTGGCCTGGACCATCGTCACCTCCATCACCGCTCCCCTGGCGCGCGTGGCGCGCATCGCCACCACCATCGCCGAAGGCAAGGTGGGGCAGGCCTCGCGCATGCTGGAGCAGTCCTGCCCGTCGGGCAGCTGCACGCGCGAGCGCCTTCTGGCCGGGAGCCGGTCGCGCTCCGAGACCAGCCAGCTCTACTCCGCCGTGGCCGTGATGATCCACGGCCTGGAGGAGCTCCTGGGCGCGGTGAACTCCACGGGCGGGCAGTTGCAGTCCTCCGCCGGGCGCATCGCGGCCACGGCCCGCCAGCTGGAGGCCTCCGCCACCCAGCAGGCCGCCTCCACCGTGGAGGTCGGGGCCACCAGCAAGGAAATATCCGCCACGGCCTCTGGCCTTGCCGACACCATGGACCAGGTGCTGGGCGTGGCCAGCCGGTCCTCGGCCCTGGCCGTGGCCGGGCGCGAGAGCCTGGCCCGCATGGGGCAGGCCATGGACGACCTCTCCGCCTCTGGCCGCGAGATGACCTCCAAGCTGGGCGTCATCCGCGAGAAGGCCTCGGGCATCGGCCAGATGCTCTCCACCATCTCCAAGGTGGCGGCCCAGACCAACCTCTTGTCGCTCAACGCCGCCATCGAGGCCGAAAAGGCCGGGGAGTTCGGACCCGGATTCGCCGTTGTGGCCCGCGAGATACGCCGCCTTGCCGACCAGACCGCCGCCGCCACCCTGGACATCGAGCGCACCATCCGCGACATGCAGGCCTCGGTGCAGGCCGGAAGCGCGGCCATGGACGGGTTCAAGTCCCTGGCGGACCAGACCGCCGACACCTCGCGCGGGGTCAACGCCAAGCTTGGCCGCATCATCGAGGCGGGCGAGGAGCTGACGCCGCGCTTCTCCACCGTGTCCGACGGCATGCGCCTCCAGGCCGAAGGCGCGGACCAGATCAGCGTGGTCATCTCCCAGCTGGCCGACAGCGCCGAACAGACCCGCGACGCCCTGGCCGAGTTCCGTCAGGCCGCCGAGGAGCTGACCACCACCGCCGCCGGGCTCAAGGAAATCCTCACCCGGTTCGACCTGGACGCATAA
- a CDS encoding chemotaxis protein CheW yields MLFVTFKAAGARYVVPAREVEEVAPLVQLSPLAGAPPTVAGLMNYRGRSLPVADASLLLSGKASRHWASTRILVARVPDGREGSLLIGLLAERLLKTLDIPAQDVADPAAPAAPFVTGVAAVGDELVQVLDLARMLPPELLERLRAAREAA; encoded by the coding sequence ATGCTCTTCGTCACCTTCAAGGCCGCCGGAGCCCGCTACGTCGTCCCGGCGCGCGAGGTGGAGGAGGTCGCGCCCCTGGTCCAGCTGAGCCCGCTGGCCGGAGCGCCGCCCACCGTGGCCGGGCTCATGAACTACCGGGGCCGCAGCCTGCCCGTGGCGGACGCCTCGCTGCTGCTGTCCGGCAAGGCCTCGCGCCACTGGGCCTCCACGCGCATCCTGGTGGCCCGCGTCCCGGACGGCAGGGAGGGATCACTCTTGATCGGACTTCTGGCCGAGCGCCTGCTGAAAACCCTGGACATCCCGGCGCAGGACGTGGCCGACCCGGCAGCACCTGCCGCTCCCTTCGTCACGGGTGTGGCCGCAGTGGGCGACGAACTGGTCCAGGTGCTGGATCTCGCGCGCATGCTCCCGCCCGAACTGCTGGAGCGGCTGCGCGCCGCGCGGGAGGCCGCATGA
- a CDS encoding CheR family methyltransferase gives MNALYAAGGSAPSDPGGLGANPSGAPEPDSETVARAAALAGLDLKAVGAPSLRRAVRSALSRLDASAAAYLELLARDPSERRLLAGESVVQESWLFRDPDAYDALARMLRGLPGCARPARILSVPCAGGEEPASIAVSLLQAGFAHEDFLVDAVDANPQALDRGRAGSFPPASVRGGVPPFPYFRPGEPDGFALDALTLSRIRFYEADVLDESFFLGHAPYQAIFCRHLLIYLAPEARQRLASTLSRLLAPEGVLFTTPAEAAAFHELGLPTAQRRSANQTAIPCAAPTPAPQPRTPEHAQDRLPEPRQEPAPLRAGQAYGKARPLADAGRLDEALEVIEQGLTAETPSATLYHLKGAVLLALGREPEAEAALRRAVYLDPGHLEALTHLEHLSRARGLSDEAERLSIRAMRAGRAAENGQPGTERA, from the coding sequence ATGAACGCGCTCTACGCCGCTGGCGGCTCTGCGCCTTCCGACCCAGGCGGGCTGGGCGCAAACCCGTCCGGCGCGCCCGAGCCCGACTCCGAAACCGTGGCCCGCGCCGCCGCCCTGGCGGGGCTTGACCTCAAGGCCGTGGGCGCGCCCAGCCTGCGCCGCGCCGTCAGGAGCGCCCTGTCCCGGCTGGACGCAAGCGCCGCCGCCTATCTGGAGCTGCTGGCCCGTGACCCCTCGGAGCGCCGTCTGCTGGCTGGGGAATCCGTCGTGCAGGAGAGCTGGCTGTTCCGCGACCCGGACGCCTACGACGCGCTGGCCCGCATGCTGCGCGGGCTCCCCGGCTGTGCCCGCCCGGCGCGCATCCTGTCCGTGCCCTGCGCGGGCGGTGAGGAGCCTGCCTCCATCGCAGTGAGCCTGTTGCAGGCCGGATTTGCGCACGAAGACTTCCTGGTGGACGCCGTGGACGCCAACCCCCAGGCCCTGGACCGGGGCCGCGCGGGCAGCTTCCCGCCAGCCAGCGTGCGCGGCGGCGTCCCGCCCTTTCCCTATTTCAGGCCCGGCGAACCGGACGGCTTCGCGCTGGACGCGCTTACCCTGTCGCGCATCCGCTTTTACGAGGCGGACGTGCTGGATGAATCGTTCTTCCTGGGCCATGCGCCCTATCAGGCCATCTTCTGCCGCCACCTGCTCATCTATCTGGCCCCCGAGGCCAGACAGCGACTGGCGTCCACCCTCTCGCGCCTGCTGGCTCCGGAGGGGGTCCTGTTCACCACCCCGGCCGAGGCCGCCGCATTCCATGAACTGGGGCTGCCCACCGCGCAGCGCCGCAGCGCGAACCAGACCGCCATCCCATGCGCCGCTCCAACTCCTGCGCCGCAACCCCGCACACCGGAGCACGCGCAGGACCGCCTGCCGGAACCGAGACAGGAGCCCGCTCCGCTCCGCGCAGGGCAGGCCTATGGGAAGGCCCGCCCCCTGGCAGACGCCGGACGCCTGGACGAGGCCCTGGAGGTGATCGAGCAGGGCTTGACCGCCGAAACCCCGTCCGCCACGCTGTACCACCTCAAGGGAGCCGTGCTCCTGGCCCTTGGTCGCGAGCCGGAGGCCGAAGCGGCCCTGCGCCGGGCGGTCTACCTGGACCCCGGACACCTGGAGGCCCTGACCCACCTGGAGCACCTGAGCCGGGCCAGGGGGCTATCCGACGAGGCCGAGCGACTTTCAATCAGGGCCATGAGGGCCGGGCGTGCGGCCGAAAACGGCCAGCCCGGCACGGAGCGCGCGTGA
- a CDS encoding chemotaxis protein CheW, producing MELDSQGARQLFDREVAPDTLSEWTAQAAAPKPVRQGSRQGVLLVRAGEEWLGLPTAIVDAALPMSPVHSVPYLSSPVFAGLCNVDGELLPCIRLAALLGAQPTPGPDHPRLIALTLPEGRFALEVDEAAGTGGYDPEAVSSAPDTVSHGPSPLVLRMALVEGRLAGIADAASLGRALLRSLRP from the coding sequence ATGGAACTGGACTCCCAGGGCGCTCGCCAGCTCTTCGACCGCGAGGTCGCGCCGGACACCCTCTCGGAGTGGACCGCACAGGCCGCCGCGCCCAAGCCCGTCAGGCAGGGCTCGCGCCAGGGCGTTCTGCTGGTGCGCGCTGGCGAGGAGTGGCTCGGCCTGCCCACCGCCATCGTGGACGCGGCCCTGCCCATGAGCCCGGTGCACAGCGTCCCCTACCTCTCCTCCCCGGTCTTCGCGGGACTGTGCAACGTGGACGGCGAGCTCCTGCCCTGCATCCGGCTGGCCGCCCTGCTGGGAGCCCAGCCCACGCCGGGACCGGACCATCCCAGGCTCATTGCGCTCACCCTGCCCGAGGGGCGCTTCGCCCTGGAAGTGGACGAGGCCGCCGGGACCGGCGGCTACGACCCGGAGGCCGTAAGCTCCGCGCCGGACACCGTAAGCCACGGCCCAAGCCCCCTGGTGCTGCGCATGGCCCTGGTGGAGGGCCGCCTCGCAGGCATCGCCGACGCCGCATCCCTGGGGCGCGCCCTGCTTCGGAGCCTTCGCCCATGA
- a CDS encoding hybrid sensor histidine kinase/response regulator, whose translation MSPDLADLSLLELFAMELQTHHQAIEEGLMGIEGLESGADAHRLESLMRAAHSIKGAARIVNLTQAVGLAHAMEDMFQAAQKGQLTLTPARVDALLAANDFFGRVAASSPSSLPAVLEEAAGEAARLEQAVRDAQADEGGASLQPGDPPAPASPEPAAPRSQSQAQAAPRPDAAVRLSADLLDRLMGLAGQCAVEAGTMGRIFSQARAGGRDFMDLVDLMAELRAGLDDPESDPRAKIESAMGLIADMTETFDHVITSMDGLARRLEILSDKLSAQVLGSRMRHFGEGARPLPRLTRDLAGELGKKALFSLEGSRTLVDRDILERLEAPLMHLVRNALDHGLEPSEVRLGLGKPEQGRITLAARHVSGHLEVRLSDDGQGIDLDALRASVVRKGLAGADMAARLCRAELLEFLFLPGFTTAASLTQVSGRGVGLDVVKTMVQEVGGSVRVETEPGAGTTFVLRLPVSRSVIRALVMQAAGEAYALPLSRIGRVVLAEPQDIASIEGRQFLALDGENIGLAPASQILGRPASPTSAPELPVVILESDGARFGLAVDAFLGERDLVVLPLDPRLGKVPNVASASILDDGSPVLILDDADLARSLEALLAEGRLARVGTKAQDGEADRDAQARGPKSVLVVDDSLTVREVERQLLAGRGYRAVTAVDGMEGLALARSGEFDLILTDVDMPRMTGIELTRAVKADPALARTPVLIVSYKDRQEDRMAGLDAGADYYLPKAGFRDEALLDAVRDLIGEP comes from the coding sequence ATGAGCCCCGATCTGGCCGACCTCTCCCTGCTGGAGCTCTTCGCCATGGAGCTCCAGACCCACCACCAGGCCATCGAAGAAGGCCTGATGGGGATTGAGGGCCTGGAATCCGGAGCGGACGCCCATCGCCTGGAGTCGCTCATGCGGGCAGCCCACTCCATCAAGGGCGCGGCGCGCATCGTGAACCTCACCCAGGCCGTGGGGCTTGCCCACGCCATGGAGGACATGTTCCAGGCCGCACAGAAGGGCCAGCTGACCCTGACCCCTGCGCGCGTGGACGCCCTGCTCGCGGCCAACGACTTTTTCGGGCGCGTGGCCGCCTCTTCCCCGTCCAGCCTTCCAGCCGTGCTGGAAGAGGCGGCTGGAGAGGCGGCCCGGCTGGAACAGGCCGTACGGGACGCCCAGGCGGATGAGGGCGGCGCTTCGCTTCAGCCGGGCGATCCTCCCGCGCCTGCCTCTCCCGAACCTGCCGCGCCGCGGTCGCAGTCACAGGCCCAGGCTGCGCCCAGACCGGACGCCGCCGTGCGCCTCTCGGCGGACCTGCTGGACCGGCTCATGGGGCTGGCCGGTCAGTGCGCCGTGGAGGCCGGGACCATGGGCCGCATCTTCTCCCAGGCGCGCGCAGGCGGCCGCGACTTCATGGACCTTGTCGACCTGATGGCCGAGCTGCGGGCCGGGCTTGACGACCCCGAGTCCGACCCTCGCGCCAAGATCGAGTCGGCCATGGGCCTCATCGCGGACATGACCGAGACCTTCGACCACGTCATCACGAGCATGGACGGGCTGGCCCGTCGGCTGGAAATACTCTCGGACAAGCTCTCCGCCCAGGTGCTGGGCAGCCGCATGCGCCACTTCGGCGAGGGGGCCAGACCCTTGCCCCGCCTGACCCGCGATCTGGCCGGTGAACTGGGCAAGAAGGCCCTGTTCAGCCTCGAAGGCTCGCGCACCCTGGTGGACCGCGACATCCTGGAGAGGCTGGAAGCCCCGCTCATGCATCTGGTGCGAAACGCCCTGGACCACGGCCTGGAGCCGTCCGAGGTCCGCCTGGGCCTGGGCAAGCCCGAGCAGGGGCGCATAACCCTGGCCGCCCGGCACGTGTCGGGCCACCTGGAGGTCCGCCTGTCCGACGACGGCCAGGGCATCGACCTGGACGCGTTGCGCGCCAGCGTTGTCCGCAAGGGCCTTGCCGGGGCGGACATGGCCGCGCGCCTGTGCCGGGCCGAGCTGCTGGAATTTCTCTTCCTGCCGGGTTTCACCACCGCCGCGTCCCTGACCCAGGTGTCTGGCCGGGGAGTGGGCCTGGACGTGGTGAAAACCATGGTCCAGGAGGTCGGCGGCAGCGTCCGGGTGGAGACCGAGCCCGGCGCAGGCACGACCTTCGTGCTGCGCCTGCCGGTGAGCCGCTCGGTCATCCGCGCCCTGGTGATGCAGGCGGCGGGCGAAGCCTACGCCCTGCCGCTGTCGCGCATCGGACGCGTGGTGCTGGCCGAGCCCCAGGACATCGCCTCCATCGAGGGACGCCAGTTCCTGGCCCTGGACGGGGAGAACATCGGGCTGGCGCCAGCCTCGCAGATACTTGGCCGGCCCGCCTCCCCCACGTCCGCGCCGGAGCTGCCCGTGGTCATCCTGGAGAGCGACGGCGCGCGCTTCGGCCTGGCCGTGGACGCCTTCCTGGGCGAGCGCGACCTGGTGGTCCTGCCCCTGGACCCGCGCCTTGGGAAGGTTCCCAACGTGGCCTCAGCCTCCATTCTGGACGACGGCTCCCCGGTGCTCATCCTGGACGACGCCGATCTGGCGCGCTCGCTGGAAGCCCTGCTGGCCGAGGGGCGTCTGGCCAGGGTGGGGACAAAGGCCCAGGACGGGGAAGCGGACAGGGACGCGCAGGCGCGCGGGCCGAAATCCGTGCTGGTGGTGGACGATTCGCTCACCGTGCGCGAGGTGGAGCGCCAGCTGCTGGCCGGACGCGGCTACCGGGCCGTGACCGCCGTGGACGGCATGGAAGGGCTGGCCCTGGCCCGATCCGGCGAGTTCGACCTCATCCTGACCGACGTGGACATGCCGCGCATGACCGGAATCGAGCTGACCCGCGCCGTAAAGGCCGACCCGGCCCTTGCCCGCACTCCGGTGCTGATCGTCTCCTACAAGGACCGCCAGGAGGACCGCATGGCCGGGCTCGACGCCGGGGCCGACTACTACCTGCCCAAGGCGGGCTTTCGCGACGAAGCCCTGCTGGACGCGGTGCGCGACCTCATCGGTGAGCCCTGA
- a CDS encoding CheB methylesterase domain-containing protein, whose product MSPSFNSLPPVLAIGASTGGPTAVARVLSDLPDDFPGAVLVAQHLGDSFSANLAVWLATQTRLPVTLAQEGDRLEPGTVYVSRADAHLVVSPVNTLVYDRSPVKTAYRPSIDVLFESLARSRIRPGVAVLLTGMGSDGARGLLELRRAGWFTIAQDQETSVIYGMPKAARDLDAADLILPLQTIAALAARHLPHYD is encoded by the coding sequence ATGTCCCCTTCCTTCAACAGTCTTCCGCCGGTGCTGGCCATCGGCGCCTCCACGGGCGGTCCCACGGCCGTGGCCCGGGTGCTCTCCGACCTGCCCGATGACTTCCCCGGGGCCGTGCTGGTGGCCCAGCACCTGGGCGACTCCTTCAGCGCCAATCTGGCCGTGTGGCTGGCCACCCAGACCCGCCTGCCCGTGACCCTGGCCCAGGAAGGCGACCGCCTGGAACCGGGCACGGTCTACGTGTCCAGGGCGGACGCCCATCTGGTGGTCTCGCCTGTGAACACGCTCGTCTATGACCGAAGCCCCGTGAAGACCGCCTACCGGCCCTCCATCGACGTGCTGTTCGAGAGCCTGGCGCGCTCGCGCATCAGGCCCGGCGTGGCCGTGCTCCTGACCGGCATGGGAAGCGACGGGGCCAGGGGACTCCTGGAGCTGCGCCGCGCCGGGTGGTTCACAATCGCCCAGGATCAGGAGACCAGCGTGATCTACGGCATGCCCAAGGCCGCGCGCGACCTGGACGCGGCGGACCTCATCCTCCCCCTGCAAACCATCGCGGCCCTTGCCGCCAGACACCTCCCCCACTATGACTGA
- a CDS encoding SpoIIE family protein phosphatase has protein sequence MTEQNRTDSEAVSVLLVDDQAMVAEAVRRMLAPEADITFQSVQDPAQALRLALESKPTVVLLDLVMPDIDGLTLVKYFRAHPKLKDLPLIVLSTKEEPETKAQAFALGAHDYLVKLPDRVELVARLRHHSTGYTRLLERNRAYRELARQLDQAAQYVRNLLPPPVSEGRIRTEWVFTPSAQLGGDALGYHWIDKDRFALYLLDVCDHGVGPALLSVSALNVLRSQTLPGVDFGSPAQVMEGLNAVFQMSGQNDLYFTIFYGVYDTRTSELRFASAGHPPPLLFQASGEVEELRCQSVFIGAMPGVTYKEDVVTVRTPARLLVVSDGAYEIRLADGRMWSYEEFKDYAAAQCAPGGPCCAQGPALEAILDNARALLGRAGFDDDLTMLKVTFLEAPQAG, from the coding sequence ATGACTGAGCAGAACAGAACCGATTCCGAGGCCGTGTCCGTGCTCCTGGTGGACGATCAGGCCATGGTGGCCGAGGCGGTGCGCCGCATGCTGGCCCCTGAAGCCGACATCACCTTCCAGAGCGTCCAGGACCCGGCCCAGGCCCTGCGCCTGGCCCTGGAATCGAAGCCCACGGTGGTCCTCCTGGACCTGGTGATGCCAGACATCGACGGCCTGACCCTGGTGAAATACTTCCGGGCGCACCCGAAGCTTAAGGACCTGCCCCTCATCGTGCTCTCCACCAAGGAGGAGCCCGAGACCAAGGCCCAGGCCTTCGCCCTGGGAGCCCACGACTATCTGGTGAAGCTTCCGGACCGGGTGGAGCTTGTGGCGCGCCTGCGACACCACTCCACCGGCTACACGCGCCTTCTGGAGCGCAACCGCGCCTATAGGGAACTGGCCCGGCAGCTGGATCAGGCCGCCCAGTACGTGCGCAACCTCCTGCCTCCCCCGGTATCCGAGGGGCGCATACGCACCGAGTGGGTCTTCACCCCCTCCGCGCAGCTTGGCGGAGACGCCCTCGGGTATCATTGGATCGATAAGGACCGCTTCGCCCTCTATCTGCTGGACGTGTGCGACCATGGCGTGGGTCCGGCCCTGCTTTCGGTGTCCGCGCTGAACGTGCTGCGCTCGCAGACCCTGCCCGGCGTGGACTTCGGCTCGCCCGCGCAGGTGATGGAGGGACTGAACGCCGTGTTCCAGATGTCCGGGCAGAACGACCTCTACTTCACCATATTCTACGGCGTGTACGACACGCGCACTTCGGAGCTGCGTTTCGCCTCTGCCGGACATCCGCCGCCGCTCCTGTTCCAGGCCTCGGGAGAGGTGGAAGAGCTGCGCTGCCAGAGCGTGTTCATCGGGGCCATGCCCGGCGTCACCTACAAGGAGGACGTGGTCACGGTCCGGACACCGGCCCGGCTGCTGGTGGTGTCGGACGGCGCGTATGAAATCCGGCTGGCCGACGGGCGCATGTGGAGCTACGAGGAATTCAAGGATTATGCAGCCGCCCAGTGCGCGCCGGGAGGGCCCTGCTGCGCGCAAGGCCCAGCCCTGGAGGCCATCCTGGACAACGCCAGGGCGCTCCTTGGGCGCGCAGGATTCGACGACGACCTGACGATGTTGAAGGTGACGTTCCTGGAAGCGCCGCAAGCCGGATAA